The DNA sequence ATGGCACCCATGGTCACAAAACCGAAAACTGCATATCCCTCAAGTACTTCATTGAAGAGTAGATCAGTAAAGGAAACATGGGACAATACGTAGCTCGGAACACGGCTGACAAAACAGGAGGATCCGGGAAGCAGAAAAACGTTGTCAACGTGGTACTGGGCGGATCCTGCTCCCCTCCCCCCAGCCCGGACTCCTGTCAAGAAGTAATGTCCATTCAAGCCTTCCCCGAACAAGTAATttccttcagcagcaaggaCTTCGAAGGGGTCACCCGGGGTCACAATCAAGCCTTAGTGGTAACCCTTGATATGGCCGAAAATGAAGTGAGGAGGATCCTGGTAGACAACGGCTCTTCAGCCAACATTCTGTTCAAACACACCATGGATCGAATGGAACTAGGAAGCATCCGGATGAACGACTACAGGGAGGATCCTTTATATGGATTCGGGAACAGCATTGTCCCGGTCCTTGGCACACTTTATCTCCCGGTCCGATTCGGAACTCTCCCGAACCAAGTCACCCACACCATCAAATTCTATGTGACGGATACACCCTCCCCTTACAACGTGATCATCGGCCGCCCAGGTCTGAACAAGATCGAAGCTATTACTTCCATCCCACACCTAAAGTTCAAGTTCCCAACCCCGTTCGGGGAAGGGGAAGTCAGAGGAGATTCGGCAACAGCCGGGATGTGTTACAGCCAAGCCTTGGTCATGGCGGAAACACACCTGGACAACAAAAGAAAGGCAACCGTTTTCCAAAAGCAGAAAAGCAACAAGAAGCATCGGCCTTACCAGAGAACAAACCCCAAGGGTGAAGTCCAGGTCATCGACCTAGACCCGGGCAGTCAAAACCCGGGAGCAACCAATCCTGGTCCTGGACAAAGCAACCAGAAAGCAATCATGAACCCAGCTCAAAATTTCGTTGAGAAGAACACCGATGCCCGGATCCAACAAATGATCTCGGCACAAGAATTAACCAAGGTCGAAGCCGCGGTCGAGACCGAGTCGGTCCTGATCGAAAAAGACAACCCGACAAGGAAAATCAAAATTGGAAGGAATTTGGAATGCTACGTCGACGACATCATCTCCAAATCCACTTCGATCCCGGGCCACATTTCTGATCTCAAAGAATGTTTTGAGAACATGAGAAGGACTAAGCTCAAGCTCAACCCGGACAAGTGCACCTTTGGAGTAGAGGCTGGAAAGTTTTTGGGTTTTATGGTAAGCAACCGGGGTATCGAGGCCAACCCGGAGAAGATCAAAGCTGTGCAAGAGATGCAACCACCTCGGACTCAGAGGGAGGTCCAAAAGCTAGCAGGGTCCTTAGCGGCACTCCGAAGGTTTGTCTCCAAACTCGCTGAAAGATGTCTACCATTCTTTGAATTGTTAAAAGGGgcaaaaaatcagaaattagTAGAATGGAACCCGGACTGCCAAAGAGCCCTTGATGAAATCAAAGCATATCTGTCCAAACCCCCAATCCTGACAAAAGCCTTACCCGGAGAACCTCTCTACCTATACCTGTCGGCCGGTCCCTTGGCCGTCGGGGCAGCCTTGATCCGGGAGGAAGCCGGGCAACAGAAGCCTGTCTACTATGTCAGCCAAGTCCTCAAAGATGCGGAGACCAGATACcccaacttagaaaaatttgcaTTTGCACTGATCACCGCGTCCAGGAAACTCAGACACTACTTTCAAGGAAGAGAGATCAGGATTGTCACAGACCAACCGTTAAGGAAAATTATTCACAAACCAGACATATCCGGAAGACTGGTGAACTGGGCAATCGAGCTTAGCCAGTTCAGCCTAACGTTTCTACCCCGGACAGCAGTCAAAGCCCAGGTCCTGGCAGACTTCGTAGTGGAATGCAACTTTCCAGAGAACCAGACAACCCCCATGGAAACTGACCCGGAAGCCCCGGGAGAACTCAACCTGGAGTCTTGGACACTTCACGTCGACGGTTCCTCAACAACCGAAAGATCAGGAGCCGGGATAATCCTGAAAAGCCCGGATGGGTTCGTAATCAAAACAGCAATCTCTTTCAACTTCGCAGCAACCAACAACCAAGCGGAGTACGAAGCCCTGTTGGCGGGGTTAAAGTTGGTCCGAACACTGTCAATCCGGAACCTTATCATCTACAGCGACTCACAAATCGTGGTCAGGCAGACAAATGGGGAATACCTCGCCAAAGACCCGATCCTGACCAGGTATCAAGCCTTGGTGAAAAGTTACCTTACCCTGATCCCCGGGTGCAAAATCTTGCAAGTCAACAGGGAAGAAAACGCGGAGGCGGACAATCTTTCCAGGTTGGTCCAAAATTCAGCAGACCTGGATAGCTCGGTCTATTTCGAAGAGCTGCACAAGCCAACAATAGAGCAGGAAGAAATCTTTGAAATTAACAATGACCCTACCTGGATGACTCCCCTGATCAACTATATAGAGAAGGGAGAGTTACCCGAAGACAAGGGGAAAGCACAACGGCTGAAGGCTAAGGCGGCCAAATTTTTTGTCGAAGGAGGAACACTCTTCCGCCGAACCTACTCATCCCCAATCCTGAAATGCATAGGTCCGGAGGAGGCCGAATATTGTCTAAGAGAGGTTCACGAAGGGATCTGTGGAGATCACATGTCGGCAAAAGGCCTGGCATATAAAATCATCCGGCAAGGCTACTATTGGCCAACTATCCACCAGGACGCCATGGAGTTTGTAAAAAAATGCAAGAACTACCAGCTGTTCAGCAACGTACCCCGGGTAAGCCCTGTCCTACCTTCTTCAGTTCTATCCCCGATCCCTTTTGCTATTTGGGGGATAGACATCATGGGACCTTTTCCCCGGGCTAAAGGAGACCTTAGGTACTTGCTAGTCTCCATCGACTACATGACCAAGTGGGTCGAAGCTAAAGCAATGCGGACGATCAATCAGCAAGATGTCATCCGGTTCATGGACAACATCCTGATCAGATTCGGGCTACCAAGAGTCCTGGTTTCAGACAATGGACCCCAGTTCATAGGGTCGGACTTCGAAAGCTACCTGGCTGAAAGAGGCATCAAGCACAAGAAGTCTTCAGTCGCCTATCCCCAAGGAAATGGCCAGGTAGAAGTCACCAACCGTATCCTACTGAGAGGAATTGAGAAAAGGCTGGAGGAAAGCAAAAGCAAGTGGCCAGAAGAACTACCCCATGTCCTCTGGTCATACCGAACCAGTCCTCGAACAAGCACCGGAGAAACTCCTTTCAAGTTGGCATACGGAACGGAGGCAATGCTCCCGATCGAAGTCGGGTCACCTTCCCACAGAGCAATCAACTTTGATGAAATTGCGAACGAAGAAGGACTCCGGGTCAACCTGGACTTGATAGATGAGGTCCGAGACCAGGCAATCGCAAGGATGGAAAAATACAAAGAAAAGACTCGGGATCACTTCAGCAAGAAATCCCGGGTTAGGAATTTTCAAATAGGAGACCTGGTCCTACGAGACACCGAAGCCTCTGATCCAACCAACACTGGCAAGCTGATGCCTAAGTGGGAAGGCCCCTACAAAGTCAAAGAAGTCCTAAGGCCGGGCACCTACAAATTGGGGCATATGGACGGGTCAGAAGTATCCAACACCTGGCATGGTCTTAGGTTGAGGAAGTTCTATCAGTAAAATCAACGAGAAGGAAGGATCCCAGAAGACAGCAATATATCCCTAAAAAGCAATCATGTACTTTTGATCATTATCAAAGCTGTATAATCTTCTGAATATCAATGAAGTCTTTTGCTACTAATCAATTTCACCTGTTattttacttagaaaatttctaaggcaaccAAAAACATATAAAGCAAACAACCCGGGTAAGCATTgaccgggtccatccatttcatttgcttagaaaaaaaaatttctaagtacaaacataTACAAAGCAATCCACCCGGGTAAGCAGCGCCCGGATCCGTCTATTTCATTTACttaagaaaattttctaagtgcaaacacatataaagcaatcaacccgggtaagaattgcccgggtccatccattttatttacttagaaaaatcttTAAGTACAAACATGTTTAAGCAGTCAACCCGGGAAAgatctacccgggtccatccattttatttacttagaaaaaatttTAAGTACAAACATgttaaagcaatcaacccgggtagaaCTTACCCGGGCCCATCTATTTCATTTActtggaaaatttctaagtacaaacatctataaagcaatcaacccgggtaaaaattgcccgggtccatctactccatttacttagaaaaatttctaagtacaaagCTACGAAAACAATCAATTCGAACGAGAAGTATATAAAAGCATTCACAAGCAAACACGATAAACAAATATTTGGTCAAAATAAGCAAAACCAGCATCCATAGTCCCGGGTCCACACAGACCCGGTCAATAAACCAATCCGGAGATACAAGCATGTTGAAGACTTACAAAACATtgttttcaaaaacaaaagcaaaaataaatctaagcaGGAGGAGGGACTTGGACGGAAGGATCATCGGCAAGAAGATCTTGGACAGGAATCTCTTCATCCACAGGTTCGGACTCAGCAGAGGAATCCGAGTCCACCTCCTGACCCGGGGCGACATATGGTTCGGGCTCCGGCCCACCTGCAGCGATTTGGTCCTTTGCGGCGATATAGAGGTCGATGAAACTCTGAGCATTGGCACCCGGGTCCGTCTTGAGATGCTTTTCGGCCACGGTCCAGCAGCGCATAACTTCAGCGGCTGCGGCCTTCGACAAAGCATCCCCATACTCCGGGGACTTCTGGAAATCAGAGATAACATCCGCAGGAGCCTTCCGAGTCTCCAACTGCTTCTTCAACTCAGCTACCTGCTCCTCCAGCCCGGCGACCTTCCTCTCAGTTTCATCCGCCCGGATCTCAGCATCTTTAGCCCTCTGCCCAAGCTCAGCCTCCTTCCGAGCTTCAGCCTCTTTAATCCTCGTGGCCATCCCGGTCTCCAACACCTCCTTGGCCGACCGTGCCAGGTCCAGACTCTTCTCGAGTTTGGAGATCCGGGTCAGGCTATCGGCAGAAAACTCCCTCTCCTTTTTTAACTGGTTCAGAGCATGGGTGTTAAACCCGGCCAAACGACCACCAAGCTGACAAAGCAAAAGACCAAACATCAATCCGGGTCAACAATTcaatacaaaaacaaaaacatgaagtataaaaaaaaaggggggaGAAGGAGAATTACCTCGGCCCAAAGACTCCCCAGCCCCTTGAAATTCTCGACAAGACCCTCCTCCTCCATGACCTCCCAATCCTGATCGGACGGAAGTTCAGACATCAGTCCTATCACCTTCTTCAAAGAATACCGGCCAAACTCCGGCTTGCCAACTCCAGAAGCCACCCGGGTCCCTTCCTCGCCTTCAACATCCAGATCAAGAACTTCAACAGGCGACTTCCCGAGATCTACGTTCCCGGCTTCAACAACCTTTCTCACAGAAGAGCTTGGCTTCCTCTTCTTCAGCTTCGGTTGTAAATCCGGGCTCTCCACCCCCAGCTGGTCAGCACTCAACTCCGGATCCTCTACCTCCAAGAGAGGATCCGGGTTCGCACTAGAGGTACCCGTCCCCTCCGTCTCCTGTCGGGAAGACCCGGATTCAGCTTTCTTCTTCTTGGACTTTTTAGGAGCCGGCTTAGGAAGGGTATGGGCCGCACCCAAACTCTTCAAGTGAGCAGCAAACGAGTCGCGAGACATTTCCTTCCACAAATCAGGATCGAAGTACGGCAAACCTGAAACAACAGAATCATACCCGGGTCAGAAACAGCACAACATATAAAGGTAAAAATCAAAGCAGCAAGGAACCAACAACGAAAGATAGCAGAAAATATCTAAGGACAAATAAAATAAGTCAACCCGGGTAAGAAGCACCACAACTTACAGCCGTATTCATGCAACTGGTCGTGTTTCATGAACGAATCCCGGGTCAGTTAGGACCCGAGGCAACCACAAAAATCACGTAGCTGCTCACGAAATTCACCCGCAGCACCCGGAGCCGGAAAGTTAGTCTTCACCTGATCCTCATCAGAAACAATATAAGGCATGAACGCCAGATCCAACCCTTTCAACATAAGTATTTCCCCGTTCCAACCCTTCAAAGAACTCTGATGGATTACCGGACTGATGAACCCGGCCCCCAAACCACACTCCTTAGAGCGAAATCGCAACTCATAGAGGGGCTTCACCCCAGACTTCTTAAATTGAAAAAGTATATGGAAAAGTTTTAGAGTCGGGTAATAGTTCTTCTTATTACACGCCATCAGGAACCAGGTCATCCACTTTATGGCATTCAGGGTCAGTTGCATCGGAGAACACTTGAACTCGTACTTGCACAAGTGTTTAAAGAAAATGTGCCACCTCGGGTTCCACCCGGATCTGAGATGCTCCATCCACACGGGAACAAAGCCATCATCCGGACGATGGTAAATCCTCTCCTCAGGCTCTGGCCACCGCCACTCTATCTCTGGAGGAAGCTGGAACGCTGCCCGGATCATCTTATCCGCGACCTCCGGAGCCATTTCCCTATACTGACTCTTAAGAGGGAAAGGAGGCCGGGTAACCGATAACTCACGAAATCGATAGTCAAAATCCTCCTTACTATAAGGACCCGGTGGCCCGTTGGGATGCTTAACCCTATAAAATCCTGCCATATTGGCGTAAAAACCCTTCTCATCCACAAGAGGGCCCTTAGTAATAAAATAAGACCTGGAGTCACACCAGACGCCCTCGGGGGACATTAAAACCTGCCGCCCGACAGCCTCCTTAACTTTCTGGAACTCGGAGATAACCCCAGAAGACGAAGCCTCCCTTTCAGACATTTTAACCCGGGCTCGCGCGGCAAGGGTCTGAACTTCGTCGGATTCAGTATCGCTAGAGAACTCCCCGGGGACGGCCGAGTAAGCAATAATCGCTTGTCTTGGCCTTTTAGAGAGGCGGACCCGGGCACGATGAGCAAGGGCGTGAAACCCGTCCGATTCACTATCACTGGAAGACTCTTCAAAAACCACCGAAGGGATCCGGACCATAGACCTAAATAAAGAAGCAATCCGGGTCAATTTTAAAGGAAGAAAATTCACACAAATTGTTGCAAGTTTTATTTAGGTCCGGATCCCAGCCTAATTCTGTGTGAAAAACATACCAAAGGgaaaacaaaaaacaagcaCACCATAAGCTAAAAGAGCTACCCGGGTCCAGCTTGCACTACAAAAATCTTACAAACCAACCCGGGGCCACTACGGCGGGAAGAGAGTACCAGATATTAGAAACGCGACCGGGCCCAATATATGCTACAGCGGCGTAAAAATCTTCACAAGTCAGGAAGCTACAGGAATATCAACACATCTACCCGGGCTCACCATTAAAACACATACACCATATCCTATGAACCTACCCGGGCCCTCTCTTTCTTCAAATTTATGTGGGGGGAAGGATACAACATACTAGGAAAACACCCGGGTCCTATGTACATACTATAGCGCAAAAAGTTCTAAGTACGAAACAAAACACCCAAAGGCCCTACCCGGACCTCACATACGTACCCGGGTCGCGAACCCTTCCCTCCGCAAGACTGAACACAACCTACAAACACCTAAGAAACGGCTAAGTCCCAAAACTACCCAACCCGGGCACAACCACCATACCCGGGTTCAGTCCAAACCCCTGGAAGACCAAAAGCCACAAACAGTTTATAagttatttcaaacaaaaatccAAGATCAAAACCCAAACCCCACcgatatatacatgcatatacacACAACAAAAACTCAAGAACACAATGGTGGTTCTTCAACTCAAACCCAGaaacaaaaaccaaaaccaaacacaTTCGACCGTCAAAACCCAAGAAATACAAGCGACAAAACCCAAAACTAAACTATACATGGCGAAACAACAACGGAAAAAGCAACCGAAAGCAGGCATTTCGAAAGAAAAATTCAAGCAAGTAACAGCAGTACAGTGAACGGAAAAGgcgaagaaaaagaaaagagtcACCGCTTACCGGAAATAGCGACGGAAACAGAGAAGTAAAGCAGGCGGCGACACTCGAGTCCCGGCGAGAGATAGCAAACAGCAAAAACTCGAGGCGATTTTTGAAGCGAAGCGGAGAGAGCGAAAGTAAAAGTAAAAAATGAAAGAGTGAGACGGGGGTTATATTTATAACCGTACCGCCAGGCCACGTGGCACTCTCCTATTGGCTGTGTAACAATTATTACAGCCGTTTATTATTACTCTTCCTCAAAAGACGCGTCAGTACAACTTCCGAGACACACAACCCCTTCAAATTCTACACCTCTCAACCGCTTCGCCATCCCTCGACCCGAGTCCACAAACTTCTACCCGGATCTACCCGGGCGGGAGGGCAAACACAAAACTTCTACCTCTACCCGGATCTACCCGGGAAGGGGGGCAAACACAAACCTCTACCCCTACCCGGATATACCCGGGCAGGGGGGCAAACACAAAACCCCGAACCTACCCGGATCCACTCAGCCGGAGGAGCAAAAGCAAAAACTCCACCTTACTCCCTCACATAGAGAATCTATGTAAGagagtggggggcaaatgatatggggtAACCCGGGTTGTCCATACTCGGGCCCGCACAAGGACCATGGTCCCCGAAAGGCACAACATCACGATCCTACCAGGATACACCACCCGGGAGGGGTATTGGACCAGGGTATGACTTAACCATACCTCTCGACCGGGGCCCATacatgtaccagccgacacttgctgcacaaggcacagactgacacgataaagacaaacataacggtcaactactggcgatagagacaagccagggaacattccaaaatactactcccacgctgacacctggacacgtgtaggggatcaaacccctacacgtgtaggaccaggatccaggtacgcacccttgaaccctaatccttggcctataaatagaccaaggatcaagagtCCAAGGGTAACTTCACTCTCTACACTCATTTCTCTGCACACACTTAAGCACTCACCatacatataaacacaaaaGCCACCAGCCACCATGCAACCACCATAcaccaccttcacccaccacatatagataacatactttctctaatctttatccttccgaaacctacgcttactctcacgccggaggcacCGCGGGGAcaaaacccccctccggtgttgttttgtaggctcccatccagcagctacaccgcggaaccaccagtcacgacggaggaaggaccgggatcggagattggcgttatcagGGCTCTTCAAGAAAGCCGAGGAGCTTTCTATTCTTTGTGACGTTGATGTTGCCATCATCATCCTCTCTACGAGCAAGCTCGTTCAGTACTCCAGCTAGGGGTGATCAAAAAACCGCCCAAcccgcataaaccgcccgcaccgcaccaaaccgcaccacaaaacgcggtttttaattttcgtggtgcggttgcggtttgattttttcacaaaccgcgcggtgtggtgcgggttgcggtttgacatattGCTAGTGCGGTttaaaccgcaccgcaccgcaccatggtattataatatatatattaatatattagtgattgtcaaataaaataaaattatatatatatatatgttttttataattatgtcaaataaaattatattatgttaaattatattatatattttatatcttgTTAAACAAtagctaattattattttatcaatctcgCATTACCATTATATTACCATTATACCAAATTTGTAtgatatgattatattattataatatgtttcttagtactcatatttattattatatttacactTTTATGTGCATTATTTTTGTAGTTGtagttctgaaatgataaatatcatataaattcattacaagaaaaaattttagttattttatatttaaattttattactaacttcaactaaaaatatttattcttaaacATACACAAACCGCACAAATcgcaccgcaccacaccgcatttttgtggtgcggtttacgtGGTTTTTATCCTAgcgcggtgcggttgcggtttaaGTTTTCAAGCAAACCGCATACGCGGTTTGGTTTGCGGTTTTGatgaaaaaccgcaccgcccgcaccgcgatcacccctaacTCCAGCTGCAGGTTCTCTCTATACAAATATTCTAAACAAATTTAAGTTGTTGCTGAGTATAGATATCTCTTTTGCTATTGTAAAATATCATGTACATTATTCAAGTTGTTGCTGAGTATAGATATCTCTTTCGCTGCTAGCTAGTACAATAAAAGTGAGCCAGAGTTTCGTAAAGGTCCAGGAGGTCTTGACCGGACAGGTAGTCTCTGGCTAGACATGGATGGATAGCACATTATCTGAATCATACTCAGAGATAGATTTTAATATACATGGACGTCATGAAAGTGCTGTAATATGAAAGTTTCTGTATGAATCGCGATTATAGAATTTCCTAATGGTATAGGACCCTTAACACAATCTTAGAGAATTAGAACACTGTGATGCAGCCAGCAGAGAAATTAAAGCAGAGAAATAATGATATCTTAGCACTTGCCAGATATTATTAAAACAGGGAGATGAGAGGAGAAGATCTCCGAGGTATGAATATAGAAGAGTTAGAGCAGCTAGAGAAGTCTTTTGAAGACGGATTAAGACGCCTCATAAAGAATATAGCAAGGATCGTTTTTTGCCATAAACATAAATACCTCATTGTGGAACTACACTAATAGCTTCTCTCTTTTTTCAAGAACAAACTGATAATACCTCTGATTCTAACTTCCCTTAGGCTGAAAAGATTATGACATCGATCGAGTCTCTGCAACAACAGGTTAGCATAAAACATTTCTGGTGAAGAGAACACATATTAAGTTACAGTTGAGAGAAAATTTTGCATCCCGTTTGTACCGCTTTTCATGATACTTTTTAAATGTATGCAGGGAATGCAACTAAGGGAGTAAAAAAATAGACCAAGACATCATGTAAAAGTTCTCTTTATCCCTGTCTACACAATTCCCCTCTCCTTTATGTATCTACTTTCTGGTCATGCATAATGTTTAGTTATGCTTGCACTTGTGCTTATGAAAAAAAAGGTGCTGGGGATCACTGGAGGTGGAAAGTTAATCTCAGCTGATTCGGAAAGTGACGGTCCATCCTCCGTGTCTGCAAGCAGCTCTACTCGCCCTCGGGTAAGTTACTTAAACATGAAATCTGTGTGGTAGCTAGTGAGAGAGTCTGAAGAAAAATGAATATTGACCACAATCCTTGTTTCCTACTATTTTCTTGCAGGTTAAACTACTGAGCTGAGTGCAGCTCATTGGGTTTACAAATTTGTGAAGCATGACCAGGTATATTTGGTGGAGCTGCTGGACTGTCATGCCACTCTGCTCACACTATAAATTATGCATGGGTTTAATTTGTAGACATTTTAATCTGATCAGAGCACGTTTGTCCTGGCTTTAAACCGGGACTTGAAGCTGTATccaattttaaattgaaaaatgtttGTTCATATAGTAagtcagaagtcggcttaaaattagaaataagctcttaaaatcagaagttagtttgatatACTTTTTCCAGcgacttaaatttttttaaaattttttctataaaattaCCTCTAAGtcataagtaacaataaaacaattttatctttaattttatatttttaataatattcaagttattaataagtcaaaataagTTAtgttaagtctaagtcattaacTCTGCTCAGcttttaaatattaaagaaaaccCTACAATCATGTGCGATCTCTCCTATATATATCTCAACGGATCCCGCTCACTAACAGGAAATAAGGGAAATATTTTGAAATCATAGTTTGACAACTGAAATTGGGTACTCCAAAACTCACCAAATCAAACTTTTGgatatatatttcaatatagAGTATATAGTTATAATTGATTAAATAAGCTATGAGGAAAACAGAAAGCTAGTGCGCGGACAGTTGTAAGAGTTAGATTGATAAGTATGCCGTGGCGTACGTGTAGGGATATGCATAGTCCTGGAGATGAGTGAGAAATCGCCGCGTAGCATGTGCCATGTAGGTAGCAGCCTCAGAGGTTGAAGACCAACTCGTATATAATCATATACTATATTCCTTGCTGCTTTTCCCAAAACTAAGTGGTATCCATCCATTTTTGAGCAACAAATCTTCCTCCAGAAAAGAAAGCAGCTGTAAGTTGATATAATCCGTCCATCCATCTTTAAATATGTTTGTATACGTGGTATGTATGTTCTTaatgttagaaaatggaaaatttgagtcatattttatatatgttcttgatgtaatttccggAAACTAATAGTTGGAGGTTGTTCCTTGCTATGAGGACTTAAACTTTCGTACTTGGATCTAAGATattttcttagtgaaatccatAAATTTATTGAGGCAAAGTTGCTCAGTTGAAATGGGTTATGTGGATTTAGTCCCACATTGATTTTGTAAAAGGATATTATGGAGTTTATATAGCATCTTGTATAAGTGTGTTTACAACTACTAATACAAGTGGAATGCTTGTGTGGCCTAGTGTTAGTAAAAACTTCTATATCTTTTTCACGTTTATTTatatagattattttattattaatattaaatata is a window from the Daucus carota subsp. sativus chromosome 8, DH1 v3.0, whole genome shotgun sequence genome containing:
- the LOC135148542 gene encoding uncharacterized protein LOC135148542 — protein: MGQYVARNTADKTGGSGKQKNVVNVVLGGSCSPPPSPDSCQEVMSIQAFPEQVISFSSKDFEGVTRGHNQALVVTLDMAENEVRRILVDNGSSANILFKHTMDRMELGSIRMNDYREDPLYGFGNSIVPVLGTLYLPVRFGTLPNQVTHTIKFYVTDTPSPYNVIIGRPGLNKIEAITSIPHLKFKFPTPFGEGEVRGDSATAGMCYSQALVMAETHLDNKRKATVFQKQKSNKKHRPYQRTNPKGEVQVIDLDPGSQNPGATNPGPGQSNQKAIMNPAQNFVEKNTDARIQQMISAQELTKVEAAVETESVLIEKDNPTRKIKIGRNLECYVDDIISKSTSIPGHISDLKECFENMRRTKLKLNPDKCTFGVEAGKFLGFMVSNRGIEANPEKIKAVQEMQPPRTQREVQKLAGSLAALRRFVSKLAERCLPFFELLKGAKNQKLVEWNPDCQRALDEIKAYLSKPPILTKALPGEPLYLYLSAGPLAVGAALIREEAGQQKPVYYVSQVLKDAETRYPNLEKFAFALITASRKLRHYFQGREIRIVTDQPLRKIIHKPDISGRLVNWAIELSQFSLTFLPRTAVKAQVLADFVVECNFPENQTTPMETDPEAPGELNLESWTLHVDGSSTTERSGAGIILKSPDGFVIKTAISFNFAATNNQAEYEALLAGLKLVRTLSIRNLIIYSDSQIVVRQTNGEYLAKDPILTRYQALVKSYLTLIPGCKILQVNREENAEADNLSRLVQNSADLDSSVYFEELHKPTIEQEEIFEINNDPTWMTPLINYIEKGELPEDKGKAQRLKAKAAKFFVEGGTLFRRTYSSPILKCIGPEEAEYCLREVHEGICGDHMSAKGLAYKIIRQGYYWPTIHQDAMEFVKKCKNYQLFSNVPRVSPVLPSSVLSPIPFAIWGIDIMGPFPRAKGDLRYLLVSIDYMTKWVEAKAMRTINQQDVIRFMDNILIRFGLPRVLVSDNGPQFIGSDFESYLAERGIKHKKSSVAYPQGNGQVEVTNRILLRGIEKRLEESKSKWPEELPHVLWSYRTSPRTSTGETPFKLAYGTEAMLPIEVGSPSHRAINFDEIANEEGLRVNLDLIDEVRDQAIARMEKYKEKTRDHFSKKSRVRNFQIGDLVLRDTEASDPTNTGKLMPKWEGPYKVKEVLRPGTYKLGHMDGSEVSNTWHGLRLRKFYQ
- the LOC108198600 gene encoding uncharacterized protein LOC108198600, which codes for MSRDSFAAHLKSLGAAHTLPKPAPKKSKKKKAESGSSRQETEGTGTSSANPDPLLEVEDPELSADQLGVESPDLQPKLKKRKPSSSVRKVVEAGNVDLGKSPVEVLDLDVEGEEGTRVASGVGKPEFGRYSLKKVIGLMSELPSDQDWEVMEEEGLVENFKGLGSLWAELGGRLAGFNTHALNQLKKEREFSADSLTRISKLEKSLDLARSAKEVLETGMATRIKEAEARKEAELGQRAKDAEIRADETERKVAGLEEQVAELKKQLETRKAPADVISDFQKSPEYGDALSKAAAAEVMRCWTVAEKHLKTDPGANAQSFIDLYIAAKDQIAAGGPEPEPYVAPGQEVDSDSSAESEPVDEEIPVQDLLADDPSVQVPPPA